Proteins from one Mycolicibacter virginiensis genomic window:
- a CDS encoding TetR/AcrR family transcriptional regulator, which produces MATSDTVGGSGGNPRLSVQDWVQAGFRILAEDGVKALTIDRLCKRLGVTKGSFYWHFADMKTYRQALVDTFAAVRDSDRGDFDALSELPPRERLSRMMAALVGPAHWMLERAMREWARSEDSVAAAVRSSDRRVLKAVRQAFLDDGFDTDEADMRANATFAVGIGFLHLSGSAPSARAASGRERFLDVMLRH; this is translated from the coding sequence ATGGCCACGTCGGACACAGTTGGCGGGTCGGGCGGCAATCCCCGGCTGTCCGTACAGGACTGGGTGCAGGCCGGCTTCCGCATTCTGGCCGAAGACGGCGTCAAGGCGCTGACCATCGACCGGCTCTGCAAGCGGCTCGGAGTCACTAAAGGCAGTTTCTACTGGCATTTCGCCGATATGAAGACCTACCGGCAGGCGCTGGTCGACACCTTTGCCGCAGTGCGTGACTCGGACCGCGGCGACTTCGATGCGCTGTCGGAACTGCCGCCGCGCGAGCGGCTGTCGCGGATGATGGCCGCCCTGGTCGGGCCCGCCCACTGGATGCTCGAACGTGCCATGCGCGAATGGGCCCGGTCGGAGGACAGTGTCGCCGCGGCGGTCCGCAGCTCGGATCGGCGGGTGCTCAAGGCGGTTCGGCAGGCGTTTCTCGACGACGGCTTCGACACCGACGAGGCCGACATGCGCGCCAATGCAACGTTCGCCGTCGGAATCGGATTTCTGCATCTGTCCGGTTCGGCGCCGAGCGCACGAGCGGCGAGCGGGCGGGAACGGTTCCTGGACGTCATGCTGCGACACTGA
- a CDS encoding fumarate reductase/succinate dehydrogenase flavoprotein subunit, which translates to MTQTSLQIPDVATPQRLDCDVLVIGGGTAGTMAALTAAEHGAQVLLLEKAHVRHSGALAMGMDGVNNAVIPGKAEPEDYVAEITRANDGIVNQRTVYQTATRGFAMVQRLERYGVKFEKDEHGEYAVRRVHRSGSYVLPMPEGKDVKKALYRVLRQRSMREKIRIENRLMPVRVLTRDGRAVGAAALHTRTGEFVAVGAKAVILATGPCGRLGLPASGYLYGTYENPTNAGDGYSMAYHAGAELSGIECFQVNPLIKDYNGPACAYVANPFGGYQVNSLGERFVDSDYWSGQMMAEVKSEIDSARGPIYLKVSHLPDETLSALEDILHTTERPTRGTFHANRGHDYRTHDIEMHISEIGLCSGHSASGVWVDENARTTVGGLYAAGDLACVPHNYMIGAFVFGDLAGADAAATLGEVTAPGELPADQLAEAHELIYRPLRHPEGPPQPQVEYKLRRFVNDYVAPPKSAAKLSLAVQTFERMRGEIAEMGARSPHELMRAVEVSFIRDCAELAARSSLTRTESRWGLYHDRADLPGRDDAQWGYHLNVRKRADGTMEFLKRPVAPYFVAVPELDGLPPTDQSVRAVAQPPLLGGQAPATAGSRVAAPAAVHPPSPRIAAVVALEEPTLADLAEYLGDPDPAVRRTAVAALSEHTPDGYAAALFGALADADAAVRRTAADGARELVEVVADPESAGAQLNSPDPAVRACVVYLLSSRRAGDPADYRAALADPDHRVRIEAVRALVSVDDAATVAIAADDGNREVRVAAANALATLRAGADTVRVLIGDPDPLVRAAALAALGEIGCGPQDLTVITPALRESAWQVRVGAARALVGAHAEAAVPLLTVALEDPHLDVRKAAVLGLTLWAESDVAARDALGLAVKDNDADVRAYARRALQEAAGSVR; encoded by the coding sequence ATGACGCAGACGTCCCTGCAGATCCCGGATGTCGCCACCCCGCAGCGGCTGGACTGCGATGTGCTGGTGATCGGCGGCGGCACCGCCGGCACCATGGCCGCGCTGACCGCCGCCGAGCACGGCGCGCAGGTGCTGTTGTTGGAGAAGGCGCACGTGCGCCACTCCGGGGCGCTGGCGATGGGCATGGACGGCGTCAACAACGCCGTGATCCCCGGCAAAGCCGAGCCCGAGGATTACGTCGCCGAGATCACCCGCGCCAACGACGGAATCGTCAACCAGCGCACCGTCTATCAGACCGCCACCCGCGGCTTCGCGATGGTGCAGCGGCTGGAACGTTACGGAGTGAAGTTCGAGAAGGACGAGCACGGCGAGTACGCGGTACGTCGGGTACACCGCTCCGGCTCCTACGTGTTGCCGATGCCCGAGGGCAAAGACGTCAAGAAGGCGCTCTACCGGGTGCTTCGGCAGCGCTCGATGCGGGAGAAGATCCGCATCGAAAATCGGCTGATGCCGGTGCGGGTGCTCACTCGCGACGGCCGGGCGGTCGGGGCCGCCGCATTGCACACCCGCACCGGTGAGTTCGTGGCCGTCGGCGCCAAGGCGGTGATCCTGGCGACCGGGCCGTGCGGGCGCCTCGGGCTGCCCGCGTCGGGCTATCTGTATGGCACCTACGAGAACCCGACCAACGCCGGCGACGGCTATTCGATGGCCTACCACGCCGGCGCCGAGCTGTCCGGCATCGAATGCTTCCAGGTCAATCCGCTGATCAAGGATTACAACGGGCCAGCCTGCGCGTACGTGGCCAACCCGTTCGGCGGCTATCAGGTGAACTCGCTGGGGGAGCGGTTCGTCGATTCCGACTACTGGTCCGGTCAGATGATGGCCGAGGTCAAATCCGAGATCGACTCCGCGCGCGGGCCGATCTACCTCAAGGTGTCGCACCTGCCCGACGAGACGCTCTCGGCGCTGGAGGACATCCTGCACACCACCGAGCGGCCCACCCGGGGAACCTTTCACGCCAACCGCGGTCACGACTACCGCACCCACGACATCGAGATGCACATCTCCGAGATCGGTTTGTGCTCGGGGCATTCCGCATCGGGGGTGTGGGTCGACGAGAATGCCCGCACCACGGTTGGCGGCCTGTACGCCGCCGGCGACCTGGCCTGCGTACCGCACAACTACATGATCGGCGCCTTCGTGTTCGGTGACCTCGCCGGTGCGGATGCGGCCGCGACACTGGGCGAGGTCACGGCGCCGGGGGAGCTGCCGGCCGATCAGCTCGCCGAGGCTCACGAGCTGATCTATCGCCCGTTGCGCCACCCCGAGGGTCCGCCGCAGCCGCAGGTGGAATACAAGCTGCGTCGGTTCGTCAACGACTATGTGGCGCCGCCGAAGTCGGCTGCCAAACTCTCGCTGGCGGTGCAGACCTTCGAGCGGATGCGCGGTGAGATCGCCGAGATGGGCGCCCGCAGCCCGCACGAGCTGATGCGGGCCGTCGAGGTGTCGTTCATCCGTGATTGCGCGGAGTTGGCCGCCCGGTCATCGTTGACTCGGACCGAGTCCCGGTGGGGTCTGTACCACGACCGTGCCGACCTGCCCGGTCGTGACGACGCGCAGTGGGGCTACCACCTCAACGTGCGCAAACGTGCCGACGGCACCATGGAATTCCTCAAACGCCCGGTCGCCCCCTACTTCGTGGCCGTCCCCGAACTGGACGGGTTGCCGCCGACCGACCAGTCCGTGCGTGCGGTGGCGCAGCCGCCGCTGCTGGGCGGCCAGGCTCCGGCGACCGCGGGTTCACGGGTTGCGGCACCGGCCGCGGTGCACCCGCCATCGCCGCGTATCGCGGCGGTCGTGGCCCTGGAGGAGCCGACACTGGCCGATCTGGCCGAATACCTCGGTGATCCCGATCCGGCGGTGCGCCGCACCGCGGTCGCCGCGCTGAGCGAGCACACTCCCGACGGTTACGCCGCTGCGCTGTTCGGCGCGCTCGCCGACGCTGATGCGGCGGTGCGCCGGACCGCTGCCGACGGGGCGCGTGAGCTCGTCGAAGTGGTTGCCGATCCGGAGTCGGCAGGTGCGCAGTTGAACTCGCCGGATCCGGCGGTGCGGGCCTGCGTGGTGTACCTGCTGTCCAGCCGGCGGGCCGGAGACCCGGCGGACTACCGGGCCGCACTGGCCGATCCCGACCACCGCGTGCGCATCGAAGCGGTGCGGGCACTGGTCTCGGTCGACGACGCGGCAACGGTGGCGATCGCCGCCGACGACGGCAACCGCGAAGTGCGCGTCGCCGCAGCCAACGCCTTGGCGACGTTGCGCGCCGGGGCCGATACCGTACGGGTCCTGATCGGCGACCCGGACCCGCTGGTGCGTGCGGCGGCACTGGCCGCGCTCGGTGAGATCGGCTGCGGGCCGCAGGACCTCACCGTCATCACCCCGGCACTACGCGAGTCGGCGTGGCAGGTTCGGGTCGGCGCGGCCCGCGCGCTGGTCGGTGCGCACGCCGAAGCGGCGGTGCCGCTGCTGACGGTGGCACTGGAGGACCCGCATCTCGACGTGCGCAAAGCCGCCGTGCTGGGGCTGACCCTCTGGGCCGAATCCGACGTCGCCGCTCGCGATGCGCTCGGGCTCGCGGTCAAGGACAACGACGCCGACGTTCGCGCGTACGCGCGTCGGGCCTTGCAGGAAGCGGCCGGGTCAGTACGCTGA
- a CDS encoding ABC transporter ATP-binding protein — MTVGMSLTLDRVRLSYTDFPVIDELSLAVRPGEILVLTGPSGCGKSTVLRALAGLLHPEQGQVLADDAVVRTTSRDRGVVFQDNALLPWRSVRSNIELALRLRGVPRAGRRAQADRWIAELGLTGFGDYLPKSLSGGMRQRVQLARGLAGAPRAVMMDEPFGALDSATRAAMQALLIDTWRSHPTTIVFVTHDVDEALALGDRVAVLGRAGQPLRALIEVPEPRCGRAEPALRAAILTALEHS, encoded by the coding sequence ATGACGGTCGGCATGAGCCTCACACTGGACCGGGTCCGGCTGTCCTACACCGACTTTCCGGTGATTGATGAGCTGAGCCTGGCCGTGCGCCCGGGCGAGATCCTGGTGCTGACCGGTCCATCCGGCTGCGGCAAATCGACCGTGCTGCGCGCCCTGGCCGGGTTACTGCATCCCGAGCAGGGACAAGTGCTGGCCGACGACGCCGTGGTGAGGACCACCTCGCGGGACCGCGGCGTGGTGTTTCAGGACAACGCGCTGTTGCCGTGGCGTTCGGTGCGCTCCAACATCGAGCTGGCGCTGCGACTGCGCGGTGTCCCGCGCGCCGGGCGGCGGGCCCAAGCCGACCGGTGGATCGCTGAGCTTGGGCTGACCGGGTTCGGCGATTATCTGCCGAAAAGCCTCTCCGGCGGGATGCGGCAACGGGTTCAGTTGGCCCGCGGCCTGGCCGGCGCGCCTCGTGCGGTGATGATGGACGAACCGTTCGGGGCGCTGGACAGCGCGACCCGCGCCGCCATGCAGGCGCTGCTGATCGACACCTGGCGATCCCACCCCACCACGATCGTGTTCGTCACCCACGACGTCGACGAGGCACTGGCACTCGGTGACCGGGTGGCGGTGCTCGGGCGTGCTGGACAGCCACTGCGGGCACTGATCGAGGTTCCCGAACCGCGCTGCGGCCGGGCAGAACCCGCACTGCGGGCCGCCATCCTCACCGCATTGGAGCACTCATGA
- a CDS encoding ABC transporter permease has product MTAVLAGAPAASAPVGAVPRRARTLRWSWLLRLASVVAALGLWQLLTVADVRWWLRFDTLPTVDEVFTTLVRRLGTEAYWLDLAQSLIRILTGFGLAATVGVATGILLGRSRVAADVVGPLTELIRPIPAIALVPVAILLFPASEQGIVFITFLAAFFPILVSTRHAVRALPTLWEDSVRTLGGGRWDVLSQVVIPGILPGVFGGLSVGMGVSWICVISAEMISGRLGIGYRTWQAYTVLAYPDVFVGIITIGVLGFATSAAVETVGRRLTRWLPRSEENGR; this is encoded by the coding sequence GTGACCGCGGTCCTCGCCGGCGCCCCGGCCGCGTCCGCTCCGGTCGGCGCCGTACCGCGCCGGGCCCGGACCCTACGGTGGTCCTGGCTGCTGCGCCTGGCCTCGGTGGTGGCCGCACTGGGGCTGTGGCAGTTGCTGACCGTCGCTGACGTGCGGTGGTGGCTGCGGTTCGACACGCTGCCGACCGTCGATGAGGTGTTCACCACGTTGGTGCGCCGGTTGGGCACCGAGGCGTACTGGCTGGATCTGGCCCAGTCGCTGATTCGGATTCTCACCGGCTTCGGTCTGGCCGCGACGGTCGGTGTCGCCACCGGCATCCTGCTGGGCAGATCGCGGGTGGCCGCCGATGTCGTCGGCCCGCTCACCGAACTGATCCGGCCCATCCCGGCCATCGCGTTGGTTCCGGTCGCGATCCTGCTCTTTCCGGCCAGCGAACAGGGCATCGTGTTCATCACGTTCCTGGCCGCCTTCTTCCCGATCTTGGTCAGCACCCGGCACGCGGTGCGCGCCCTGCCCACGCTGTGGGAGGACTCGGTCCGCACCCTGGGCGGCGGACGCTGGGATGTGTTGAGCCAGGTGGTGATTCCGGGCATCCTGCCGGGGGTCTTCGGCGGCCTGTCGGTCGGCATGGGTGTGTCGTGGATCTGCGTGATCTCCGCGGAGATGATCTCCGGGCGCCTCGGTATCGGGTATCGGACGTGGCAGGCCTACACCGTGCTGGCCTACCCGGACGTGTTCGTCGGCATCATCACCATCGGCGTGCTGGGGTTCGCCACCTCGGCTGCGGTGGAGACGGTCGGGCGGCGGCTGACCCGCTGGCTGCCGCGCAGTGAGGAGAACGGTCGATGA
- a CDS encoding ABC transporter substrate-binding protein yields MKRSLVLLTSAILALAGCSLDSTTAGDSVDVVVGYQSKTINTATAGTLLRARGYLERRLADITNRTGTRYRVDWQDYDTGAPITAQMLAEKIDIGSMGDYPMLVNGVRTRANEQARTAIVAVTGYHPAGALNMVVVSPDSRADTLADLAGAKVSASVGSAGHGTLLRALAGTGTGVEVLNQQPQVGASALESGQVQGLSQFVAWPGLLVYQDRARLLYDGAELNYPTLHGVVVRQSYARAHPEVLDAFLQAQLDATDFLKRKPLEAARIVAEGSGLPQEVVYLYNGPGGTSFDATLKPQLVAALKNDVPYLKSIGDFAELDDFDVDGFVDDKPLRAAFDARKLDYDKTVAEIDKPTTVGGELWLDGSETTVTVPDSGALLDAVRAATARGDHLRAAYVHDAELGTRWFADKSAWVRDGTRYLSFDTTAGARRYVAAHPGGVVLDYRQALAGAA; encoded by the coding sequence ATGAAGAGATCCCTCGTTCTGCTGACCAGCGCCATCCTCGCGCTGGCCGGATGCTCGCTGGATTCCACGACCGCGGGTGATTCCGTCGACGTGGTGGTGGGTTATCAGTCCAAGACCATCAACACCGCGACCGCCGGCACACTGCTGCGCGCTCGCGGCTACCTGGAGCGCCGGCTCGCCGACATCACCAACCGGACCGGAACTCGTTACCGGGTCGACTGGCAGGACTACGACACCGGGGCGCCGATCACCGCGCAGATGCTCGCCGAGAAGATCGACATCGGCTCGATGGGGGATTACCCCATGCTGGTCAATGGCGTCCGAACCCGGGCCAACGAGCAGGCCCGCACCGCGATCGTTGCGGTGACCGGTTATCACCCCGCCGGTGCCTTGAACATGGTGGTGGTGTCGCCCGACTCCCGTGCGGACACGTTGGCCGATCTGGCCGGTGCCAAGGTGTCGGCCAGCGTGGGCTCGGCCGGCCACGGCACCCTGCTGCGCGCGCTGGCCGGCACCGGAACCGGCGTCGAGGTGCTCAATCAGCAGCCTCAGGTGGGTGCCTCAGCACTGGAATCCGGTCAGGTCCAAGGCCTGTCGCAATTCGTGGCCTGGCCCGGACTGCTGGTGTATCAGGACCGGGCACGGCTGCTCTACGACGGTGCCGAACTCAACTACCCGACCCTGCACGGGGTGGTGGTGCGCCAAAGCTATGCGCGGGCCCACCCAGAAGTGCTCGACGCATTCCTGCAAGCCCAGCTGGATGCGACCGACTTCCTGAAACGCAAGCCGTTGGAGGCGGCCCGCATCGTCGCCGAGGGCAGCGGGCTGCCGCAGGAGGTGGTCTACCTCTATAACGGGCCGGGCGGCACCTCGTTCGACGCCACCCTCAAGCCGCAGCTGGTCGCCGCGTTGAAGAACGACGTGCCCTACCTCAAGTCGATCGGCGACTTCGCCGAGCTGGACGACTTCGACGTGGACGGATTCGTCGACGACAAGCCGCTACGCGCGGCGTTCGATGCGCGAAAGCTGGACTACGACAAGACGGTCGCCGAGATCGACAAACCCACGACGGTCGGCGGCGAGCTCTGGCTGGATGGATCCGAAACCACCGTGACGGTGCCGGATTCCGGCGCGCTGCTGGACGCCGTGCGCGCCGCGACGGCCCGCGGTGATCACCTGCGGGCCGCCTATGTGCACGACGCCGAGCTGGGGACTCGATGGTTCGCCGACAAATCGGCGTGGGTTCGCGACGGTACGCGCTACCTGTCTTTCGACACGACAGCCGGGGCGAGGCGCTATGTCGCCGCGCATCCTGGTGGCGTCGTGCTGGATTACCGGCAGGCCCTGGCGGGTGCGGCGTGA
- a CDS encoding 4Fe-4S dicluster domain-containing protein yields MTLVNGRTDVPVTIDESLCISGCTLCVDICPLDSLAINPDNGKAFMHVDECWYCGPCAARCPTGAVTVNMPYLIR; encoded by the coding sequence ATGACACTGGTCAACGGCCGTACCGATGTTCCCGTGACGATCGATGAATCACTGTGCATCTCCGGCTGCACGCTGTGCGTCGACATCTGCCCGCTGGATTCCCTGGCGATCAACCCGGACAACGGCAAGGCCTTCATGCACGTCGACGAGTGCTGGTACTGCGGACCGTGTGCGGCGCGCTGTCCGACCGGCGCCGTCACCGTCAACATGCCCTATCTCATTCGCTGA
- a CDS encoding GntR family transcriptional regulator has translation MAEAPVASQPIRRADRARQVADVLRHQIHAGAYDDGLPGEPELATEFVVSRNIVREALAALKAEGLIHRGPRTGTHVAQHKYDHGLDSLRGLQETFDAQEVRNEVRVATTVGAPPSVARRLGLGAGAQVVFIERLRYLGDVPLSLDQTYLAPDIGAAVLAHPLESTDVFPLIEQISGQRLGDATLALEAIPADPHTAALLQLPGGAALLMLERLTSLEDGRPVDLEYIRMRGDRVTMRGTLTRSDP, from the coding sequence ATGGCCGAAGCCCCTGTCGCATCGCAGCCGATTCGCCGTGCGGATCGGGCCCGGCAGGTCGCCGACGTGCTACGCCATCAGATCCATGCCGGCGCCTACGACGACGGGTTGCCCGGCGAACCGGAACTGGCCACCGAGTTCGTCGTCTCCCGCAATATCGTTCGTGAGGCATTGGCCGCGCTGAAGGCCGAAGGACTGATCCACCGCGGGCCGAGAACCGGCACCCACGTGGCTCAACACAAATACGACCACGGACTGGACTCACTGCGCGGCCTGCAGGAGACCTTCGATGCGCAAGAGGTGCGCAACGAGGTGCGGGTGGCGACCACGGTAGGCGCCCCGCCGTCGGTCGCCCGCCGGCTCGGCCTCGGCGCCGGCGCCCAGGTGGTCTTCATCGAACGACTGCGTTACCTCGGTGATGTGCCGCTGAGCCTGGACCAGACCTATCTGGCGCCCGACATCGGCGCTGCTGTGCTGGCCCATCCCTTGGAGTCCACCGACGTGTTCCCGTTGATCGAACAGATCAGCGGCCAGCGCCTGGGCGATGCGACCTTGGCGCTGGAGGCGATTCCGGCCGACCCGCACACCGCGGCTCTCCTGCAACTTCCCGGCGGCGCGGCCCTGCTGATGCTGGAACGGCTCACCAGCCTCGAGGACGGCCGGCCCGTCGATCTTGAATACATCCGGATGCGCGGTGACCGCGTCACCATGCGCGGCACCCTGACAAGGAGCGATCCATGA
- a CDS encoding aminotransferase class I/II-fold pyridoxal phosphate-dependent enzyme: MGQDWDARNRRLRVSALAAVANPSYSRVDTWNLLDDACRELAAVDRAGMDTTHQYAQVKRLMQRLAAYERYWLFPGAGRLTAFRNYLEGMATVSLTEQVSLVVRLLSDYGDRAALFDIGSPLADQELVAQARRQQFYTVLLADDSPPEAPESLAESLRALRNVDDDVQIELLVASSVEDAITAVALNGEIQAAIVRHDLPLRSRDRVPLMNTLLGANDDAGVVDGSHDAIECGEWMRLLRPHIDLYMLTDESIAADTEAEPDVYDRTFYRLNDVTDLHSTVLAGIRKRYATPYFDALRAYAAEPVGQFHALPVARGASIFNSRSLQDMGEFYGRNIFMAETSSTSGGLDSLLDPHGTIRVAMNKAAKTWNADHTYFVTNGTSTANKIVGQALTRPGDIVLIDRNCHKSHHYSLVLAGAYPMYLDAYPLAPTAIYGAVSLHTIKRALLDLEAAGQLHRVRMLSLTNCTFDGVVYNPQRVMEEVLAIKPDICFLWDEAWYAFATAVPWARQRTAMVAAERLESMLGSPRYANEYQAWRESMEGIDRDQWSEHRLLPAPSARVRVYATHSTHKSLSALRQASMIHVRDKDFNALARDAFAEAFLTHTSTSPNQQLLASLDLARRQVDIEGFDIVRRVYDMALVFRHRVRKDRLINKWFRILDEDDLVPGEFRTSTVNSYRQVRQGGLAEWNEAWRSDEFVLDPTRVTLFVGQTGMNGYEFREKVLMDRFGIQINKTSINSVLLIFTIGVTWSSVHYLLDALRRVAGELDRAWAAASSEDRALQQRKIVEITEDLPPLPDFSEFAPAFRPGGASTFGDMRLAFYAGYEESDREYVMLGDAGRRVADGKTLVSTTFVVPYPPGFPVLVPGQVISKEILYFLAELDVKEIHGYNPELGLAVFTPEALARYARAPGVAD, from the coding sequence ATGGGCCAAGATTGGGACGCACGGAATCGGAGACTGAGAGTATCGGCGTTGGCGGCGGTGGCGAACCCGTCGTATTCACGGGTGGACACCTGGAACCTGCTGGACGACGCGTGTCGGGAGTTGGCTGCGGTCGACCGCGCCGGCATGGATACCACCCATCAATATGCGCAGGTCAAGCGCCTGATGCAACGACTGGCGGCCTACGAGCGATATTGGTTGTTCCCCGGCGCGGGAAGGCTGACGGCGTTTCGCAACTACCTCGAAGGCATGGCGACGGTGTCGCTGACCGAGCAGGTATCGCTGGTGGTGCGGCTGCTGTCGGACTATGGGGACCGGGCGGCGTTGTTCGACATCGGTTCACCGTTGGCCGATCAGGAATTGGTGGCACAGGCCCGGCGGCAGCAGTTCTACACCGTGCTGCTGGCCGACGACTCGCCGCCTGAAGCACCGGAAAGCCTGGCGGAAAGCCTTCGCGCACTGCGTAACGTCGACGATGACGTGCAGATCGAGCTGTTGGTGGCTTCCAGCGTCGAGGACGCCATCACTGCCGTAGCGCTCAACGGTGAGATTCAGGCGGCGATCGTGCGGCATGACCTTCCGCTGCGATCGCGCGACCGGGTCCCGTTGATGAACACACTTTTGGGCGCCAACGACGACGCGGGAGTCGTCGATGGCAGCCACGATGCAATCGAGTGCGGCGAATGGATGCGGCTGCTGCGTCCCCACATCGACCTGTACATGCTGACTGACGAATCAATCGCCGCGGACACCGAGGCAGAACCCGACGTCTACGACCGCACCTTCTATCGGCTCAACGACGTCACCGATCTGCACAGCACGGTGCTGGCCGGCATCCGGAAACGCTACGCCACACCGTATTTCGATGCGTTGCGGGCTTACGCTGCCGAGCCGGTCGGTCAGTTCCACGCGTTGCCGGTGGCGCGCGGCGCCAGCATCTTCAATTCCCGCTCGCTGCAGGACATGGGGGAGTTCTACGGCCGCAACATCTTCATGGCCGAAACCTCGTCGACTTCCGGCGGGTTGGACTCGCTACTGGACCCCCACGGCACTATCCGGGTGGCGATGAACAAGGCCGCCAAGACCTGGAACGCCGACCATACCTACTTCGTCACCAACGGGACCTCGACGGCTAACAAGATCGTGGGGCAGGCGTTGACCCGGCCCGGTGACATCGTGCTGATCGACCGGAACTGTCACAAGTCGCATCACTACAGCCTGGTGCTGGCCGGTGCTTATCCGATGTATCTGGACGCCTACCCGTTGGCGCCTACGGCGATATATGGCGCGGTGTCGTTGCACACCATCAAGCGGGCGTTGCTGGACCTGGAGGCTGCCGGACAGCTGCACCGGGTCCGGATGTTGTCTTTGACCAACTGCACATTCGACGGCGTTGTCTATAACCCTCAACGGGTGATGGAGGAAGTCCTGGCGATCAAGCCGGACATCTGCTTCCTTTGGGATGAGGCCTGGTACGCGTTTGCGACTGCGGTGCCGTGGGCCCGGCAACGCACCGCCATGGTTGCCGCCGAACGCCTGGAGAGCATGCTCGGCTCACCGCGATATGCCAACGAGTACCAAGCGTGGCGCGAATCCATGGAGGGAATTGATCGCGACCAGTGGAGCGAGCACCGGCTGCTGCCCGCCCCTTCGGCACGGGTGCGGGTCTATGCGACCCACTCCACGCACAAGTCACTGTCGGCGCTGCGGCAGGCGTCGATGATCCACGTCCGGGATAAGGACTTCAACGCGCTGGCGCGTGATGCGTTCGCCGAGGCGTTTTTGACCCACACCTCCACCTCACCGAATCAGCAGCTGCTCGCTTCACTGGACCTGGCCCGCCGCCAGGTCGACATCGAAGGGTTTGACATAGTCCGGCGGGTTTACGACATGGCGCTGGTGTTTCGCCACCGGGTTCGAAAAGACCGGCTGATCAACAAATGGTTCCGGATTCTCGATGAGGACGATCTGGTGCCCGGCGAATTCCGGACTTCCACGGTCAATTCCTACCGTCAGGTCCGCCAGGGCGGGCTGGCGGAGTGGAACGAGGCCTGGCGTTCCGACGAATTCGTGTTGGACCCGACCCGGGTAACGCTGTTCGTGGGTCAGACCGGGATGAACGGCTACGAGTTCCGCGAGAAGGTCCTGATGGATCGCTTCGGCATCCAGATCAACAAGACCTCTATCAACTCTGTGCTGTTGATCTTCACCATTGGCGTCACCTGGTCCAGCGTGCACTATCTGCTCGACGCATTGCGCCGGGTGGCCGGCGAACTGGACCGGGCCTGGGCGGCGGCCAGCAGCGAAGATCGGGCGTTGCAGCAGCGCAAAATCGTTGAGATCACCGAAGACCTGCCGCCGCTGCCGGACTTCAGCGAGTTCGCCCCCGCGTTTCGTCCCGGCGGTGCCAGCACGTTCGGTGACATGCGATTGGCGTTCTACGCCGGCTATGAGGAGTCCGATCGCGAATATGTGATGCTCGGCGACGCCGGCCGCCGGGTCGCCGACGGCAAGACCCTGGTCTCGACCACCTTCGTCGTGCCGTACCCGCCCGGCTTCCCGGTGCTGGTTCCCGGTCAGGTGATCTCCAAGGAGATTCTGTACTTCCTGGCCGAACTCGACGTGAAAGAGATTCACGGCTACAACCCCGAGCTGGGGTTGGCGGTGTTCACTCCCGAGGCCCTGGCCCGCTATGCGCGGGCACCCGGCGTCGCCGATTAG
- the nusB gene encoding transcription antitermination factor NusB: MPAGKPVKGRHQARKRAVDVLFEAEARGLTPAQGAELRTALASEQPDVSPLHPYTVTVAKGVTEHAAHIDDLITSHLQGWKLERLPAVDRAILRVAIWELLHADDVPEPVAVDEAVKLAKELSTDDSPGFVNGVLGQVMLVTPQLRAASLAVRGATEPAAASGETDSEATPQD; this comes from the coding sequence ATGCCCGCTGGCAAGCCGGTAAAGGGCCGGCACCAGGCCCGTAAGCGTGCCGTCGACGTGCTCTTCGAGGCTGAGGCCCGGGGACTGACCCCGGCCCAAGGTGCGGAGTTGCGTACGGCACTGGCGAGTGAGCAGCCCGACGTGTCGCCGCTGCACCCGTACACCGTGACGGTGGCCAAGGGGGTCACCGAGCACGCCGCCCACATCGACGACCTGATCACCTCGCACCTGCAGGGCTGGAAACTGGAGCGGCTGCCGGCCGTGGACCGGGCGATCCTGCGGGTGGCGATCTGGGAGTTGCTGCACGCCGACGACGTGCCGGAGCCGGTCGCCGTGGACGAAGCGGTCAAGCTGGCCAAGGAATTGTCCACCGACGACTCGCCCGGATTCGTCAACGGCGTGCTCGGCCAGGTGATGCTGGTGACCCCGCAGCTGCGGGCCGCTTCGCTGGCCGTTCGCGGGGCGACTGAACCTGCGGCCGCATCCGGTGAGACCGACTCCGAAGCCACCCCGCAGGACTGA